Proteins found in one Oreochromis niloticus isolate F11D_XX linkage group LG22, O_niloticus_UMD_NMBU, whole genome shotgun sequence genomic segment:
- the exosc7 gene encoding exosome complex component RRP42, whose product MARVQVSEAEKVYILHGIRDDLRVDGRGCEDYRHMEIETDVVSNTDGSAKVTLGHTAVLVGVKAEIGKPRPTVPTEGYLEFFVDCSANATPEFEGRGGEELGTELSNTLYKVFNNKRSIDLKSLCICAGEHCWVLYVDVLLLQCDGNLYDAISVAIKAALFNTKIPKVHISSDDEGGKEIELSDDPYDCMRLNVENVPCIVTLCKVGHRHVVDATLQEKACSVASLIISVTHKGTITCMRKVGGGSLDPESIFEMTEAGKRVGKALHAPLMKLLEQEESLGKKRQKVGFLG is encoded by the exons ATGGCAAGAGTGCAAGTTAGTGAAGCTGAAAAAGTGTACATACTACACGGCATACGA GATGACTTAAGGGTGGATGGACGAGGCTGCGAGGACTACAGACACATGGAAATAGAGACCGATGTGGTTTCCAACACAGACGGATCCGCCAAAGTCACGCTG GGGCACACAGCGGTTCTTGTGGGGGTTAAGGCAGAGATTGGAAAACCGAGGCCAACGGTGCCAACTGAGGGCTATTTGGAGTTCTTTGTTGATTG ttcgGCCAATGCGACCCCCGAGTTTGAGGGCAGAGGGGGTGAGGAGCTGGGCACGGAGCTGAGTAACACCCTCTACAAAGTCTTCAACAACAAACGCAGCATCGATCTGAAGAGCCTCTGCATATGTGCTGGAGAACACTGCTGGGTGCTCTATGTGGATGTGCTG CTCCTGCAGTGTGATGGAAACTTGTACGATGCCATATCAGTAGCTATCAAGGCGGCTCTCTTCAACACAAA AATTCCCAAAGTTCACATATCATCCGATGatgaaggaggaaaagaaatagaGCTGTCTGACGACCCCTACGACTGTATGAGACTCAACGTAGAAAACGTTCCCTGTATAGTGACTTTGTGCAAG gtggGACACAGACATGTGGTGGATGCAACACTGCAGGAGAAGGCCTGCTCTGTGGCAAGCCTCATCATCTCCGTCACGCACAAGGGCACCATCACCTGTATGAGGAAGGTGGGCGGAGGCAGTCTGGACCCAGAGAGCATCTTTGAAATGACAGAG GCGGGCAAACGAGTTGGGAAAGCCCTCCACGCTCCTCTCATGAAGCTGCTGGAACAGGAAGAGAGTCTtggaaaaaagagacaaaaagttGGTTTTTTGGGCTAA